A single region of the Lactobacillus xylocopicola genome encodes:
- a CDS encoding Prepilin-type cleavage/methylation protein: MTTYNEKLVLNNTTRQLKSSLEQAARISTIRHKAAVIRYYPDSKKITIIGNGYSRVIKINQKIEIHNLSSLRISASGSMPPHTIVITNQRYRQKVKLQMTWGRAIDST; encoded by the coding sequence TTGACTACTTATAACGAAAAATTAGTTTTGAACAATACAACTAGACAGCTTAAGAGTTCACTTGAGCAGGCAGCTAGAATTTCGACTATCCGGCATAAGGCTGCGGTAATCAGATACTATCCGGATTCAAAAAAGATCACGATTATTGGTAATGGTTACTCCCGGGTAATCAAGATTAATCAAAAAATAGAAATTCATAACTTATCCAGTCTGAGAATATCTGCGAGTGGTTCAATGCCACCGCATACGATTGTGATTACTAATCAGCGCTATCGGCAAAAGGTAAAGCTACAAATGACGTGGGGAAGAGCAATTGATAGTACTTAA
- a CDS encoding ComGF family competence protein, producing the protein MIQLKKKLIASKNSGFMVAGAVFSVLVTLLVVLLLQGLLKSIASADRATHKTDDLVFAYVQFNRFVNEDKNMAYVLTKESNSRQAALVKIDQKGKKKIYVLTFYKNMIRVTTPEGGHMPLLLGVRTASFESRERQIKITVTEKDKRKSEIYFKLDAKPKEKTKDEPKKNKAESKRTIK; encoded by the coding sequence ATGATACAACTGAAAAAGAAACTTATTGCGTCAAAAAATAGTGGCTTCATGGTAGCTGGAGCGGTGTTTTCAGTTTTAGTAACATTGCTGGTTGTTTTGCTGTTGCAGGGTTTATTAAAGAGCATAGCTAGTGCTGATCGAGCAACGCACAAGACAGACGACCTAGTTTTTGCATATGTGCAGTTTAACCGCTTCGTAAATGAAGATAAAAATATGGCCTACGTTTTAACTAAGGAGTCGAACTCCAGGCAGGCCGCTCTGGTTAAAATCGATCAAAAGGGCAAGAAAAAAATTTACGTTTTAACTTTCTATAAAAATATGATTCGTGTGACCACTCCAGAAGGTGGGCACATGCCACTTCTACTTGGTGTTAGGACTGCCTCTTTTGAGAGCCGAGAACGACAGATTAAGATCACAGTTACTGAAAAAGACAAACGAAAATCGGAAATTTACTTTAAATTGGATGCCAAGCCAAAGGAGAAAACCAAAGATGAGCCTAAAAAGAATAAAGCTGAAAGCAAGCGCACTATTAAGTAG
- a CDS encoding class I SAM-dependent methyltransferase, whose amino-acid sequence MKRIEELFSEFLDCVTCLQDALNVSFSEALTETFDNLEQGRIKVEMGAPDKDTVSKLGQKYADLHYDDLTQKMKVRVYTYLTLKAVNEDGLDNNQLPTPPIVSTLVAMFMKKLLPDQKLEVVDPAIGTGNLLFAVINQLKNASHSKLDYQLRGIDNDEEMLNLADVGAHLNRIEIELYCQDALTPWLFGHPDVVVSDLPIGYYPIDENAEKYATRAEKGHSFAHYLFVEQIINNLKAAGYAFLVAPQSMLSGKGGSDFMPWLSEKVFLRSIIELPDRMFQNKANQKSILIFQNHGENVQSSEVLLTKLDSIKREEDLIKLNVKLNEWYTKNIN is encoded by the coding sequence ATGAAGAGAATTGAAGAACTGTTTAGTGAATTTTTAGATTGTGTCACCTGCTTGCAAGATGCTCTAAATGTATCCTTTAGCGAGGCTCTTACTGAAACCTTTGATAACCTGGAACAAGGCAGAATCAAGGTGGAGATGGGTGCACCAGACAAGGATACGGTTAGTAAGCTAGGCCAAAAGTATGCCGACTTGCACTATGATGACCTTACGCAAAAGATGAAAGTGCGAGTTTATACTTATCTGACGCTTAAGGCCGTTAATGAAGATGGGTTAGACAATAATCAGCTGCCTACGCCGCCGATTGTTTCCACCTTGGTGGCAATGTTTATGAAAAAACTATTGCCTGACCAAAAGCTTGAAGTGGTTGATCCTGCCATTGGAACGGGCAACTTATTGTTTGCTGTAATCAACCAACTAAAAAATGCTAGTCATTCCAAGCTAGACTACCAACTACGCGGAATTGATAATGATGAAGAAATGCTCAACTTGGCTGATGTTGGTGCACATTTGAACCGGATCGAGATTGAGTTATATTGTCAGGATGCACTAACACCGTGGCTATTTGGTCATCCAGATGTGGTCGTCAGTGATCTGCCGATTGGCTATTACCCAATCGACGAGAATGCAGAAAAGTATGCAACGCGAGCTGAAAAAGGCCATTCATTTGCGCACTACCTGTTCGTTGAGCAAATTATTAATAATCTGAAGGCGGCAGGGTATGCTTTTTTGGTTGCTCCGCAATCAATGTTATCCGGTAAGGGCGGAAGTGATTTCATGCCCTGGTTGTCTGAAAAAGTTTTTTTGCGGTCAATTATTGAGCTACCAGACAGGATGTTTCAAAATAAAGCCAATCAAAAGTCTATTTTGATCTTTCAAAATCATGGCGAAAACGTTCAAAGCAGTGAAGTTTTGCTCACAAAGTTAGACTCCATCAAAAGGGAAGAAGACCTAATAAAACTTAATGTTAAACTAAATGAGTGGTATACTAAAAACATTAATTAG
- a CDS encoding acetate/propionate family kinase, with product MKKVLAINSGSSSFKYKLFAIPEEQVLAEGMADRVGITGSSFEIELANGEKHSEEVAIPDQETAVNLLLKALKEYKVIEDLNEIVGIGHRIVAGGEDFTDSALIDRDKLQKIYDLKEYAPLHNPAQGKGIEAFMKLLPDVPEVGVFDTSFHQTLDPVHYMYSIPYKYYEKYGIRKYGAHGTSVRYIVGRAAEMLGKDAKDLKLVVCHLGSGASVTAVKGGKSYDTSMGFTPIAGVTMGTRSGDVDPSVLQYIMNKEKIDINQMIEILNDKSGLLGISEISSDMRDLENNASQKADLARDIFVNRVRQYVGAYIVEMEGVDAIVFTAGVGEHDAGVREKVMKSFEFMGLKPDLEANQTNGEKFVSKADSQIKAMIIPTDEELMIERDVVRLAHLN from the coding sequence ATGAAAAAAGTTTTAGCAATTAACTCGGGGAGTTCTTCTTTTAAATATAAGCTATTTGCTATTCCAGAAGAGCAAGTATTGGCCGAGGGCATGGCAGACCGGGTGGGAATCACTGGTTCATCTTTTGAAATTGAACTGGCAAATGGTGAGAAGCACTCCGAAGAAGTGGCTATTCCCGACCAGGAAACCGCGGTTAACTTATTGCTCAAGGCGCTGAAAGAATATAAAGTAATTGAAGACCTTAACGAAATTGTCGGTATTGGTCACCGAATCGTTGCTGGCGGCGAAGATTTTACTGACTCTGCGCTGATTGACCGGGATAAATTACAGAAAATTTATGATTTGAAGGAATATGCGCCGCTTCATAATCCAGCTCAAGGCAAGGGCATTGAAGCTTTCATGAAGCTGTTGCCAGATGTTCCAGAAGTTGGTGTGTTTGATACTTCATTCCATCAAACATTAGATCCAGTGCACTATATGTATTCAATTCCTTACAAGTACTACGAAAAGTATGGTATCCGAAAATATGGTGCTCATGGCACCTCAGTGCGCTACATTGTTGGTCGGGCCGCGGAAATGCTTGGAAAGGATGCTAAGGACCTCAAGCTGGTTGTTTGTCACTTGGGTTCAGGCGCTTCAGTTACTGCCGTTAAGGGTGGTAAGTCTTACGACACCTCAATGGGCTTTACCCCGATTGCTGGAGTTACCATGGGTACTCGGTCAGGTGACGTTGACCCCTCTGTTCTGCAATACATTATGAACAAGGAAAAGATTGATATTAATCAAATGATTGAAATTTTGAACGACAAGTCTGGTTTATTAGGAATTTCAGAAATTTCTTCAGATATGCGTGACTTGGAGAATAATGCTAGTCAAAAAGCAGATTTAGCACGTGACATTTTTGTTAATCGGGTTAGACAGTATGTAGGTGCCTACATTGTTGAAATGGAAGGTGTTGATGCCATTGTCTTCACTGCTGGAGTAGGCGAACATGATGCTGGTGTACGAGAAAAAGTCATGAAGTCATTTGAATTTATGGGTCTTAAACCCGATCTTGAGGCCAACCAGACAAATGGAGAGAAATTTGTTTCTAAAGCTGATTCTCAGATCAAAGCAATGATTATTCCGACTGATGAGGAATTAATGATTGAACGAGATGTTGTGCGCTTGGCCCATTTAAACTAA
- a CDS encoding HIT family protein — MVITELAGGYVVMGDTQFLPGYCVLLPKRHVASLNDLKLKERVEFLKDMSLLGDAILKACRVERINYDILGNTDHFLHAHVFPRYKTETAKRLTRPVWLYEPCFWTAVKYQYDDKKHGEIRQAIAEELKREVEEKSE, encoded by the coding sequence ATGGTGATAACTGAGTTAGCGGGTGGCTATGTTGTTATGGGCGATACCCAGTTTTTGCCGGGTTATTGCGTGTTATTGCCTAAAAGACACGTCGCTTCTTTAAATGACTTGAAACTTAAAGAAAGAGTAGAATTTTTAAAGGATATGAGCTTGCTTGGTGATGCAATATTAAAAGCGTGCCGGGTGGAAAGAATTAATTACGATATTTTAGGTAACACGGATCATTTTTTGCACGCACACGTTTTTCCGCGGTATAAAACTGAAACAGCAAAAAGGCTGACTAGGCCGGTTTGGTTATACGAGCCCTGCTTTTGGACAGCTGTGAAATATCAGTATGATGACAAAAAGCACGGAGAGATTAGACAGGCAATAGCTGAAGAATTGAAGAGAGAAGTAGAGGAAAAAAGTGAATGA
- a CDS encoding Cof-type HAD-IIB family hydrolase, which produces MIKLVAIDVDDTLLNSQGKLLESTKRTIKQAVEQQVKVVLCSGRPLAGVKHFLQELNIVADDQYVITFNGSVIESVTGKVLKKSGLSFTTALEIEQYSQRHDVAFNFVDANSRIITSNHHVGRITVVQAWENSAGILVRATKELSKDNQIIKAVFGDEQKKLDDIENDVIRQFGAENYVVRAADNFLEVMHKNVDKGAALKFLTAKLGLVPSDVMVIGDERNDIPMFNFAGTAVVMGNGSDLAKEHADYVTSSNDADGIEQAFNEFVFK; this is translated from the coding sequence ATGATTAAACTAGTAGCAATTGATGTGGATGACACTCTATTAAATAGTCAAGGTAAATTATTGGAATCGACCAAAAGGACGATTAAGCAGGCGGTAGAACAGCAGGTTAAAGTGGTCTTGTGCTCTGGTCGCCCCTTGGCTGGAGTTAAGCACTTCTTGCAAGAGTTAAACATTGTGGCAGATGATCAATATGTCATTACCTTTAATGGATCCGTCATTGAATCAGTGACAGGTAAAGTGTTAAAGAAGTCAGGGCTCAGTTTTACCACGGCCCTAGAGATTGAACAATATTCCCAGCGCCATGATGTGGCCTTTAACTTTGTCGATGCCAATAGTCGGATCATTACGAGTAATCATCACGTTGGCCGGATTACTGTGGTTCAGGCCTGGGAAAACAGTGCTGGCATTTTAGTGAGAGCTACTAAAGAACTTTCAAAGGATAATCAAATAATCAAGGCGGTTTTTGGTGACGAACAAAAAAAACTTGATGACATTGAGAATGATGTCATTAGGCAGTTTGGAGCAGAAAATTATGTTGTTCGTGCAGCTGATAACTTTTTGGAAGTAATGCATAAAAACGTTGATAAGGGTGCGGCACTAAAATTTTTAACTGCCAAACTGGGTCTTGTTCCGAGCGATGTTATGGTAATCGGTGATGAGCGTAACGACATTCCCATGTTTAATTTTGCTGGTACTGCGGTTGTAATGGGTAATGGTTCTGACCTTGCCAAGGAACACGCTGACTATGTTACTTCGTCAAATGATGCTGATGGTATTGAACAGGCGTTTAATGAGTTTGTTTTTAAATAA
- a CDS encoding LysR family transcriptional regulator encodes MKYSLLTVKYFVDVVETQGFTPAAKRNFVSQTAISNAIKNLEKELKVQLIDRSTSHFKVTIAGVNLYHYAVPLLKQYYAFTQKVSGLDNTHNIMRIHYLRGFSYWTIQLARALKRTHPSIQLQLDTEKFSGSIPKLDSGDFDVLISFSTAVSKIKSIHRQKIGTANFGVLLNQGLLNAHGKIKKQAIAQQPLFLQKWSATDSNDVQRKIKNILHDLKIDYRHVIYQDSFDAALTNVFLGQGMAIFPKEVPIPETYAGQVTYLPDLPSLKYDVVAIYKNPAVGDLLSKSR; translated from the coding sequence ATGAAATATAGCTTACTAACAGTTAAATACTTTGTCGATGTGGTCGAAACCCAGGGCTTCACGCCCGCCGCCAAAAGAAATTTTGTCTCTCAAACCGCCATTAGTAACGCTATCAAAAATCTGGAAAAAGAGTTAAAGGTTCAGTTAATTGATCGCTCTACTTCACACTTTAAGGTTACGATTGCGGGGGTCAATCTCTACCATTATGCAGTCCCCCTGTTGAAGCAATACTATGCATTTACTCAAAAAGTTAGCGGGCTTGACAATACCCACAACATTATGCGGATTCACTATCTACGCGGCTTCAGCTACTGGACCATTCAGCTTGCCCGCGCCCTCAAAAGGACTCATCCCAGTATCCAACTACAACTCGACACCGAGAAATTTTCAGGAAGTATTCCTAAGCTTGATAGCGGTGACTTTGATGTCCTGATTAGTTTTTCTACGGCAGTCAGCAAAATCAAAAGTATTCACCGTCAAAAAATTGGCACCGCCAATTTCGGTGTATTGCTCAACCAAGGCCTGCTTAATGCACACGGCAAAATCAAGAAACAGGCTATTGCCCAGCAACCCCTGTTTTTACAAAAATGGTCCGCTACCGATAGTAACGATGTCCAAAGAAAAATCAAAAATATTCTGCATGACTTAAAAATTGACTACCGACACGTGATCTATCAAGACAGTTTCGATGCCGCTTTGACTAACGTTTTTTTGGGACAAGGCATGGCAATTTTCCCAAAAGAAGTGCCAATTCCGGAAACTTATGCCGGCCAAGTCACCTACCTACCTGACCTCCCCTCGTTAAAATACGATGTAGTAGCTATTTACAAAAATCCCGCAGTTGGTGACCTTTTAAGTAAGAGCAGATAA
- the glpK gene encoding glycerol kinase GlpK has product MAEKYILAIDEGTTSTRAIILDHSGKKAIDSRKEFNQYFPKPGWVEHDANEIWNSVLSTIANSFINSGIKPDQIAAIGITNQRETTVIWDKKTGLPIYHAIVWQSRQTAELADRLIADGYQKMIHEKTGLIPDAYFSATKIRWILDQVPGAQKRAENGELLFGTIDSWLVWKLTGGKVHVTDYSNASRTMLFNITKLDWDDDILKLLNIPRAMLPEIKTNSEVYGSTAEYHFYGSQVPIAGIAGDQQAALFGQLAFEPGMIKNTYGTGAFTVMNTGEKPQFSHNDLLTTVAYGINGKVNYALEGSIYVAGSAIQWLRDQLGLIDDAPQSEEAARRSKDNNEVFVVPAFTGLGAPYWDSNVRGAVFGLSRGTSSDDFVKATLQSLGYQSRDVIDTMYKDTNIKIPKLKVDGGAANNDYLMQFQADILGIEIERAANLETTALGAAFLAGLAIGFWQDMDDIKKIQKAGKIFKPQMSGQERDHLYEGWKSAVKAAQSFSYKPYQK; this is encoded by the coding sequence ATGGCTGAAAAATATATTTTGGCGATTGACGAAGGTACGACTAGTACGCGTGCAATCATTTTGGACCATTCTGGTAAAAAGGCAATTGACTCACGCAAAGAGTTTAACCAATATTTTCCTAAACCTGGTTGGGTAGAGCATGACGCCAATGAAATTTGGAATTCAGTATTATCAACAATTGCTAATTCTTTTATTAATTCTGGCATTAAGCCCGATCAAATAGCAGCAATTGGAATTACCAATCAGCGCGAGACCACGGTTATTTGGGATAAAAAGACTGGTCTACCTATTTACCATGCAATTGTTTGGCAGTCACGTCAAACCGCAGAATTGGCAGACCGGTTAATTGCTGATGGTTATCAAAAGATGATTCATGAAAAAACTGGTTTGATTCCAGATGCCTACTTTTCGGCAACCAAGATCAGGTGGATTCTGGATCAGGTTCCGGGCGCTCAAAAACGGGCAGAAAATGGTGAATTGCTGTTTGGAACGATTGATTCTTGGTTGGTATGGAAACTAACTGGTGGTAAGGTTCATGTTACTGATTATTCTAATGCTAGCCGGACAATGCTTTTTAACATTACTAAGTTAGACTGGGATGATGACATTCTTAAGCTGTTGAATATTCCACGTGCCATGTTACCCGAAATCAAAACCAACTCGGAAGTTTATGGTAGCACGGCTGAATATCACTTCTATGGTAGCCAAGTCCCAATCGCTGGGATCGCTGGTGACCAACAGGCTGCACTTTTTGGTCAACTAGCCTTTGAACCAGGTATGATCAAAAATACCTACGGTACTGGTGCGTTTACGGTGATGAACACAGGAGAAAAACCGCAGTTCTCTCACAATGATTTGTTAACGACAGTCGCCTATGGCATTAATGGCAAGGTTAATTACGCCTTAGAGGGGAGTATTTACGTTGCTGGTTCAGCAATACAATGGTTGCGTGATCAATTGGGGCTGATTGACGATGCACCGCAGTCTGAGGAAGCCGCAAGACGCTCAAAAGATAATAATGAGGTCTTTGTGGTGCCCGCTTTTACGGGTTTGGGTGCACCTTACTGGGATTCAAACGTGCGAGGGGCTGTTTTTGGCCTTTCACGAGGCACTTCAAGCGACGACTTTGTCAAAGCAACATTGCAATCGCTCGGCTATCAGAGTCGAGATGTAATCGATACGATGTATAAAGATACGAATATTAAAATTCCTAAGCTCAAAGTTGATGGTGGCGCTGCAAACAATGATTACTTAATGCAGTTTCAAGCTGATATTTTGGGGATCGAAATTGAGCGTGCTGCCAATTTAGAAACCACTGCTTTGGGGGCCGCCTTTTTAGCTGGGCTAGCGATTGGCTTCTGGCAGGATATGGATGATATCAAGAAAATCCAAAAGGCAGGTAAAATTTTCAAACCGCAGATGAGTGGTCAAGAACGCGACCACTTGTATGAGGGCTGGAAGTCAGCCGTCAAGGCAGCGCAAAGTTTTTCTTACAAGCCTTATCAAAAATAA
- a CDS encoding FAD-dependent oxidoreductase, with the protein MDFSITTRNEEINCLKNEKLDLLIIGGGITGAGIALQASAAKMKTGIIDMQDFGGGTSSRSTRLVHGGIRYLKTFDVQVVSDTVKERAVIQHIAPHMTQPDPMILPIYDEPGTTFTMFSVKVAMDLYDHLAGIEGDSPLTKYANYTIDKEEVLKREPQLNPRNLQGAGVYLDYQNNDSRLVLENVKKAHELGCIAVSRLKSIKILHDEHQRVNGVRVHDNLTGAEFDVHADVVINTSGPWSDQVREQDDAIYKKPRLRPTKGVHLVVDQSRLQVPQPTYFGSGTADGRMIFTIPREGKTYIGTTDTDFTADYAHPTVEQHDVDYLLNIINKKYPSAHLTIDDIEASWAGVRPLIEVEIEKNTAADATTGASVSDSTSAPSAVSRGSSLTEATDGLITLTGGKLTDYRLMANGAMAKIRAVLHDQFNKEFELKDSAKIKVAGGDFDSANAEAELANIAKRGVEAGINPEDAKEIANLFGSEAEQIFHHAQEIKAADGLSLGETAALDYSLAEEMTLTPVDYLLRRTYHVLFKNDTLDQVKVAVLRHMADYYGWDQVQMEEYTEDLDKEIAESRLEELKQRK; encoded by the coding sequence ATGGACTTTTCAATTACGACCCGTAACGAAGAAATAAATTGTTTAAAAAATGAAAAATTAGATTTGTTGATTATCGGTGGTGGAATTACCGGTGCTGGGATTGCTCTGCAAGCAAGTGCTGCTAAAATGAAAACAGGCATAATTGACATGCAGGACTTTGGCGGAGGCACCTCATCTCGTTCTACAAGGTTAGTTCACGGTGGTATCCGCTACTTGAAGACCTTTGATGTTCAGGTGGTTTCAGATACGGTTAAAGAACGGGCAGTTATCCAACACATTGCACCACATATGACCCAGCCGGATCCGATGATTTTACCGATTTATGACGAACCTGGTACAACTTTTACGATGTTTTCGGTTAAGGTGGCGATGGACTTATATGATCACCTGGCAGGGATTGAAGGCGATTCGCCTCTTACCAAGTATGCTAATTACACGATTGATAAGGAAGAAGTGCTAAAGCGCGAACCACAGTTAAACCCGCGGAATTTACAAGGGGCAGGAGTATATTTAGATTATCAAAATAACGATTCAAGACTCGTTTTAGAAAATGTAAAAAAAGCTCATGAACTTGGCTGTATTGCAGTTAGTCGCCTAAAAAGCATCAAGATTCTGCATGATGAACACCAGCGGGTGAATGGGGTCCGAGTTCATGATAACTTGACTGGAGCAGAGTTCGATGTTCATGCCGATGTGGTAATTAATACTTCGGGGCCATGGTCTGACCAAGTTCGTGAGCAAGATGATGCGATTTACAAGAAGCCGCGATTGCGTCCGACTAAGGGGGTTCACTTAGTGGTTGATCAGTCCCGGCTGCAGGTTCCGCAACCGACCTATTTTGGCTCAGGAACAGCTGACGGACGGATGATTTTTACCATTCCTAGAGAAGGTAAGACTTACATTGGAACGACCGATACGGATTTCACGGCGGATTACGCCCATCCAACGGTTGAACAGCATGATGTTGACTACCTGCTGAATATCATTAATAAAAAGTACCCGAGTGCCCACCTCACTATTGATGATATTGAAGCTAGCTGGGCCGGTGTTCGACCTTTAATTGAGGTGGAAATCGAAAAAAATACAGCAGCAGATGCAACCACTGGAGCCAGTGTTTCAGACAGTACGTCTGCGCCATCAGCCGTTTCGCGTGGTAGCTCACTAACCGAAGCTACTGACGGACTGATTACCTTAACTGGAGGTAAGTTGACGGACTATCGCCTCATGGCTAATGGTGCAATGGCCAAGATTAGGGCGGTCCTACATGACCAGTTTAACAAGGAGTTTGAACTTAAAGATTCAGCTAAAATCAAAGTTGCAGGTGGTGACTTTGATTCTGCCAATGCTGAAGCAGAACTTGCGAATATTGCTAAACGTGGTGTTGAAGCTGGTATTAATCCAGAAGATGCAAAAGAAATCGCTAACCTCTTTGGATCTGAAGCTGAGCAAATATTCCACCATGCTCAAGAAATCAAGGCAGCTGATGGTCTGAGCTTAGGTGAAACGGCGGCGCTTGATTACTCACTGGCGGAAGAAATGACTTTAACGCCAGTTGACTATCTATTACGCCGGACCTATCACGTGCTGTTTAAAAATGATACGTTGGATCAAGTTAAAGTAGCTGTCCTCAGGCATATGGCCGATTATTATGGCTGGGATCAAGTACAGATGGAAGAATATACAGAGGATTTGGACAAAGAGATTGCAGAATCGCGATTGGAGGAGTTGAAGCAGCGGAAATAA
- the manA gene encoding mannose-6-phosphate isomerase, class I has product MEPIFLTPYFRPKIWGGRKLKTLFNYDIPAGKVGEAWVISGYQDDASTVSSGNLKGESLRTVYQKYPELFGNPKSKEFPLLVKFLDANDSLSVQVHPDDDYARRVEHDRGKTESWYVLQADPGSYLIYGHTAKNRAELAELVNRGEWDQLLRKVPVKAGDFVYVPAGTIHALTKGILVIETQQSSDVTYRLYDYDRIDQKTGKPRELHTRKSIDVTTVPHVDPQLEVKVQKEQDATIKTMVEPPVSPHFALWQVVLNGKWATGLKNHPYLLVTIIKGEGQLETATENYSLQLGTNLIIPNQLKDFTFTGEMEMIISTPGSDD; this is encoded by the coding sequence ATGGAACCGATATTTTTAACGCCATACTTTAGACCCAAAATTTGGGGTGGTCGTAAATTAAAAACGCTGTTTAACTATGACATTCCAGCAGGTAAAGTCGGCGAGGCTTGGGTGATTTCTGGGTATCAAGATGATGCTTCAACCGTTAGTAGCGGTAACTTAAAGGGTGAGAGCCTGCGAACGGTTTACCAAAAATACCCAGAGCTTTTTGGAAATCCCAAAAGTAAAGAGTTTCCACTGCTAGTTAAGTTTCTTGACGCTAATGACAGTCTGTCTGTCCAGGTTCATCCAGATGATGATTATGCCCGCAGAGTGGAGCATGATCGTGGCAAAACGGAAAGTTGGTATGTTTTGCAGGCGGATCCCGGCTCTTACCTGATTTATGGGCATACAGCCAAAAACCGCGCTGAGCTCGCTGAACTGGTCAATCGCGGTGAGTGGGACCAGCTCCTACGCAAGGTTCCGGTCAAAGCTGGTGACTTTGTCTACGTTCCTGCAGGCACAATTCATGCCTTAACTAAAGGTATTTTAGTGATTGAAACCCAGCAGTCAAGTGACGTTACATACCGCCTGTATGACTACGACCGAATTGACCAAAAAACGGGTAAACCCCGTGAACTTCATACGCGAAAATCAATTGATGTTACAACTGTGCCACATGTTGATCCCCAGTTAGAAGTTAAGGTGCAAAAAGAGCAAGATGCCACAATTAAAACGATGGTTGAGCCTCCCGTGTCGCCGCACTTTGCCCTGTGGCAGGTTGTACTTAACGGCAAGTGGGCGACCGGCTTGAAGAATCATCCTTACTTGCTAGTAACGATTATTAAAGGTGAGGGGCAGCTTGAAACTGCTACTGAAAACTATAGTCTACAGCTTGGTACTAACTTGATTATTCCTAATCAGTTAAAGGACTTCACCTTTACTGGTGAAATGGAAATGATTATTTCTACGCCTGGTAGTGATGACTAA
- a CDS encoding SdpI family protein, producing MIYIACGAIMVVVGLLWCISPSKSPNPLYGYSSYLARVNDTSYHFAQVKARMYFILFGVIQFLLGVGIHFLKWDRYFILWLLTFYLFIIFPIIATEKSLKKFLLNRGELPHDYVDPDQVKHEQVKGFRGHK from the coding sequence ATGATTTACATTGCTTGTGGTGCGATTATGGTGGTAGTAGGGCTTTTATGGTGCATTTCACCCTCCAAAAGTCCGAATCCATTGTATGGCTACTCTTCATATTTAGCTCGGGTTAACGATACCAGTTACCACTTTGCGCAGGTAAAGGCTAGGATGTATTTTATCTTGTTTGGAGTAATTCAGTTCTTGCTTGGAGTTGGAATCCATTTCTTAAAGTGGGATCGGTATTTCATCTTGTGGCTGCTGACTTTTTATCTGTTTATTATTTTTCCAATTATTGCGACAGAAAAAAGCCTGAAAAAATTTTTGCTTAATCGCGGCGAGCTGCCACATGATTATGTTGATCCTGATCAGGTCAAACATGAGCAGGTAAAGGGCTTTCGTGGTCATAAGTAA